One Thermincola ferriacetica DNA segment encodes these proteins:
- a CDS encoding O-acetylhomoserine aminocarboxypropyltransferase/cysteine synthase family protein, with the protein MEFNTRLLHGNYQPDEGTGATTVPIFQSTSFRHKTAEELEKIFAGAEPGYVYTRINNPTIEAFEKRIAFLEKGIGAVACASGMAAISMAVLNLLEQGDELVSSAGIFAGTYSLFMNLADYGIRARFAKTVSVESFAAEITGKTRLIFVETIGNPKMDIPNISELAELAHRHNIPLVVDNTVTTPYLFRPFEHGADIVVHSTSKLINGSGNSIGGVIVDQGRFNWDETKFPKLHEYKKKYSFFAYLAKLRQGIHRDFGVCMSPFNAYLNNLGLDTLGLRMEKMCSNALALAQFLAEHPKVAWVNYPGLVGNPYRRLAEGQFGGKFGIILTFGVGSKENAFKVINNLKYAYNLSNIGDLRTLVVHPASTIYASLFAECSEEEKQATGVTDDMIRVSVGIEDIQDLIGDFQQALNVVQ; encoded by the coding sequence ATGGAATTTAATACAAGGCTGTTGCATGGAAATTATCAACCTGACGAGGGGACAGGGGCAACCACTGTTCCTATTTTTCAATCTACCTCCTTCCGGCACAAGACCGCTGAGGAACTGGAGAAAATATTTGCCGGCGCCGAGCCGGGTTATGTGTATACCCGGATAAACAATCCCACCATTGAAGCCTTCGAAAAGCGAATAGCTTTTCTGGAAAAGGGCATTGGCGCTGTGGCATGCGCGTCCGGGATGGCCGCTATCAGCATGGCTGTCCTCAACTTGCTGGAACAGGGAGACGAACTGGTTTCTTCGGCAGGAATATTTGCCGGTACATATTCACTTTTTATGAACCTCGCCGATTACGGGATAAGAGCCCGGTTTGCCAAAACGGTTTCCGTTGAGAGTTTTGCCGCAGAGATTACCGGTAAAACCAGACTCATTTTTGTTGAAACCATTGGCAATCCCAAAATGGATATTCCAAATATCAGCGAGCTGGCTGAACTGGCCCACAGGCATAATATTCCGCTGGTAGTGGATAATACTGTTACCACTCCATACCTGTTCAGACCCTTTGAACACGGCGCCGATATTGTCGTGCATTCAACCTCCAAACTTATTAACGGGAGCGGCAACTCCATCGGTGGTGTGATCGTTGACCAGGGCAGGTTTAACTGGGATGAAACCAAGTTTCCAAAGCTGCATGAATACAAGAAGAAATACTCATTTTTTGCTTATCTGGCTAAGCTTAGGCAAGGCATCCACAGGGATTTTGGAGTATGCATGTCTCCCTTTAACGCCTATTTAAACAATTTAGGACTTGACACACTGGGCTTGCGGATGGAGAAAATGTGTAGTAATGCCCTGGCTTTAGCCCAATTCCTTGCCGAACACCCGAAAGTCGCCTGGGTTAACTATCCGGGCCTAGTGGGTAATCCCTATCGCCGGTTAGCTGAAGGCCAATTTGGCGGGAAATTTGGTATTATATTGACCTTTGGTGTTGGGTCGAAGGAAAATGCCTTTAAGGTAATTAACAACCTGAAATATGCCTATAACCTTTCGAATATTGGCGATTTACGGACACTGGTGGTCCACCCGGCCTCAACGATTTACGCCTCCCTTTTTGCGGAGTGCTCCGAAGAAGAGAAGCAGGCTACAGGTGTCACTGACGATATGATCAGGGTCAGTGTGGGGATAGAAGATATTCAGGATTTAATTGGGGATTTCCAACAGGCGTTAAATGTAGTACAATAG
- a CDS encoding M67 family metallopeptidase — translation MIKIPETLVEQMIRQANEELPNECCGILAGKAAEGIIEIVEIYPMTNIDHSPEHFSLDPKEQLEVYKSVRERGLKVLGNYHSHPATPSRPSREDIRLAFDPAAVYMILSLMTNPPVLKAFHIENGDYREIPMQVI, via the coding sequence ATGATCAAGATTCCGGAAACATTGGTGGAACAGATGATCAGGCAGGCAAATGAGGAGCTGCCCAATGAATGTTGTGGTATCCTGGCGGGGAAGGCTGCTGAAGGGATAATTGAAATAGTGGAAATATACCCTATGACCAATATCGACCACAGCCCCGAGCATTTTTCCCTGGACCCGAAAGAACAACTGGAGGTCTATAAATCTGTGCGGGAAAGGGGCCTTAAGGTGTTGGGCAACTACCACAGCCACCCTGCCACACCTTCCAGGCCTTCAAGGGAAGACATCAGGCTGGCCTTTGACCCGGCAGCGGTCTATATGATCCTGTCACTGATGACCAACCCTCCTGTACTGAAGGCCTTCCACATTGAGAATGGGGATTACCGGGAAATACCGATGCAGGTAATTTGA